A region of Bacteroidales bacterium DNA encodes the following proteins:
- a CDS encoding glutamate--tRNA ligase → MIDKNVRVRFAPSPTGPLHMGGVRTALFNFLFARKHNGSFILRIEDTDQMRFVPGAEEYIIESLQWCGLHYDEGPGIGGPHAPYRQSERSAIYRQYAERLVNAGWAYYAFDAPEELDQKRKEAEAQGKSFAYDALSRQHMKNSLSLPENRVRELLAAGAPHVVRFKMPPDEEIVMHDLIRGEIRVKTSTLDDKVLFKADGLPTYHLANVVDDFLMRITHVIRGEEWLPSLPLHVLLYRGLGWEDKRPEFAHLPLILKPNGQGKLSKRDGDKMGFPVFPLQWKDPETGEVSMGYREQGYFPEAFINMLALLGWNPGTEQELFTLDELIQAFSLDRVNKSGARFDPEKARWFNQQYLRKKPAPELVRLFLPVLQSKGVRADENTVERIVETVRDRAVFVSDLWDHSWFFFQRPESYDPAIVKKRWSEQMPEWLSSLTAHLEKLTSFTAPEIKQAIHDFAEAKSIPAGNLMNCLRLCLVGSSMGPDLALICEILGTEEIKQRIEKAVAVIGNGVH, encoded by the coding sequence ATGATTGATAAGAATGTACGGGTGCGTTTTGCACCGAGTCCGACAGGCCCTCTGCATATGGGCGGAGTAAGAACGGCATTGTTTAACTTTCTCTTTGCACGAAAGCACAACGGATCGTTTATTTTGCGGATTGAAGACACGGATCAGATGCGGTTTGTACCCGGCGCGGAGGAATATATCATTGAATCATTGCAATGGTGCGGATTGCATTATGACGAAGGCCCGGGCATCGGAGGGCCCCATGCCCCGTACCGTCAGTCGGAACGAAGTGCGATTTACCGGCAATATGCCGAGCGGCTGGTTAATGCCGGCTGGGCATACTATGCCTTTGATGCTCCCGAGGAACTTGATCAGAAGCGGAAAGAGGCCGAAGCTCAGGGGAAATCTTTTGCCTATGATGCTCTATCAAGGCAGCATATGAAGAATTCTCTGAGCCTGCCTGAAAACAGGGTGCGCGAATTGCTTGCCGCTGGTGCACCCCATGTGGTACGTTTTAAAATGCCTCCCGATGAAGAAATTGTGATGCATGACCTGATTCGGGGCGAGATCAGAGTAAAAACCTCCACCCTCGATGACAAGGTTCTTTTCAAGGCTGACGGCCTCCCGACCTATCACCTGGCCAATGTGGTGGATGACTTTCTGATGCGGATAACTCATGTCATCCGCGGTGAAGAGTGGCTTCCTTCCTTACCCCTGCATGTCTTGCTATACCGCGGTCTGGGTTGGGAAGACAAAAGGCCGGAATTTGCCCACCTGCCTCTTATTTTGAAACCAAACGGACAGGGAAAGCTTAGCAAACGGGATGGCGATAAAATGGGATTTCCTGTTTTCCCTCTGCAATGGAAAGATCCTGAAACCGGAGAAGTTTCCATGGGATACCGGGAACAGGGTTACTTCCCTGAAGCTTTTATTAATATGCTGGCCCTGCTGGGATGGAACCCCGGTACAGAACAGGAATTATTCACCCTGGATGAGCTGATACAGGCATTTTCTCTCGATCGGGTTAACAAATCGGGTGCACGCTTTGATCCCGAAAAGGCTCGCTGGTTTAATCAGCAGTACCTTCGCAAAAAACCGGCACCGGAACTTGTGAGGCTTTTCCTGCCGGTTCTTCAAAGCAAAGGTGTACGCGCCGACGAAAATACAGTTGAACGGATAGTTGAAACGGTCAGAGACCGTGCCGTTTTTGTTTCCGATCTGTGGGATCACAGCTGGTTTTTCTTTCAAAGGCCTGAAAGCTATGACCCGGCTATTGTGAAAAAGCGCTGGAGCGAACAGATGCCTGAATGGCTTTCTTCCTTAACCGCACATCTTGAAAAACTGACTTCCTTTACGGCTCCGGAAATTAAACAGGCTATCCATGATTTTGCCGAAGCAAAGTCCATTCCTGCAGGTAATCTGATGAACTGTCTCAGACTATGCCTTGTTGGAAGCAGTATGGGACCCGATCTGGCCCTTATTTGCGAAATACTCGGAACAGAGGAAATAAAACAACGGATCGAAAAGGCTGTTGCGGTTATCGGAAATGGAGTACATTGA
- a CDS encoding histidine phosphatase family protein produces MHTELYLVRHGETLWNLEKRFQGQIDSPLTENGREQARILGEFLQGVSFDVLITSDLGRAEETARLVNSFLNISAFTTEPLLRERNFGIFHGLNREEAEKKYPQEAAMIWSGNSDAAVPGGESKNQLRQRVQQFLDELPVKYPGKRILAVTHGGVVNTAIRLVLRIPFEAPRRFKLPNTGLSIFVYEENEWFLRAMNVICPLNNRHIYDDTV; encoded by the coding sequence ATGCACACCGAACTTTACCTTGTAAGGCATGGAGAGACATTGTGGAATCTGGAAAAGCGGTTTCAGGGACAGATCGACAGTCCATTAACCGAAAATGGACGTGAGCAGGCACGCATACTGGGCGAGTTTTTACAGGGGGTCTCTTTTGATGTGCTCATAACAAGCGATCTTGGACGAGCTGAGGAAACGGCCCGACTTGTCAATTCCTTCCTGAACATATCAGCTTTTACCACGGAACCGCTCCTTCGCGAAAGAAATTTTGGAATTTTTCATGGACTTAATCGGGAGGAAGCAGAGAAGAAATATCCCCAGGAGGCGGCAATGATCTGGTCGGGAAATTCTGATGCCGCTGTTCCCGGCGGTGAAAGCAAAAATCAGTTGCGGCAGAGGGTTCAGCAGTTTCTTGACGAATTGCCGGTTAAATATCCGGGCAAACGCATACTGGCCGTAACTCATGGAGGCGTTGTCAATACGGCAATCCGGCTTGTGCTGAGAATTCCTTTCGAGGCACCCCGCCGTTTCAAGCTTCCGAACACCGGCCTGAGCATATTTGTGTATGAAGAAAATGAATGGTTTTTACGGGCCATGAATGTAATTTGTCCTTTGAACAATCGCCATATTTATGACGATACCGTTTAA
- a CDS encoding NAD-dependent epimerase/dehydratase family protein, translating to MAENILVIGAAGQIGSELVIELRRIYGNEHVFATDIKQPPADVMESGPFQFLDVMDDKHLIHFVVRNKISQIYHLAAVLSGNAERLPIQAWNINMESLIKVLEVARMFEEVHKVFWPSSIAVFGPTTPKENTPQLTVMEPTTVYGISKLAGERWCEYYYRRYGVDVRSIRYPGLISYKTEAGGGTTDYAVEIFYSAVKNGSYTCFLNKDTRLPMMFMADAIRATIELMEQPLENLSIHSSYNIAGISFTPEELANEIKKHIPGFTIDYKPDFRQAIADSWPHSIDDSIARQNNGWKHEYDLPRLTEVMLHEIRKKFQKN from the coding sequence ATGGCAGAAAATATTCTTGTTATTGGTGCTGCTGGTCAGATTGGATCGGAACTGGTAATTGAATTGCGCCGGATTTACGGAAACGAGCATGTGTTTGCTACCGACATCAAGCAACCTCCGGCCGATGTTATGGAAAGCGGGCCGTTTCAGTTTCTGGACGTAATGGACGACAAACATTTAATCCATTTTGTTGTACGCAATAAAATCAGTCAGATCTATCATCTGGCGGCAGTTCTATCGGGAAACGCCGAGCGGCTTCCCATTCAGGCCTGGAATATCAATATGGAAAGCCTGATCAAGGTTCTTGAGGTAGCACGCATGTTTGAAGAGGTACACAAGGTTTTCTGGCCAAGTTCCATTGCGGTATTCGGACCCACAACACCAAAGGAAAACACACCCCAGCTCACCGTGATGGAACCGACCACGGTTTATGGAATCAGTAAACTGGCCGGTGAACGATGGTGTGAATATTATTACAGACGGTATGGGGTGGACGTCCGCAGTATCCGATATCCGGGTCTGATAAGCTATAAGACCGAAGCAGGCGGCGGAACAACTGATTATGCAGTGGAAATTTTCTATTCAGCTGTGAAAAACGGCAGTTACACCTGCTTTCTGAACAAGGACACCAGATTGCCCATGATGTTCATGGCCGATGCAATCCGTGCCACCATTGAACTGATGGAGCAACCCCTCGAAAACCTCTCCATTCATTCGTCCTATAATATAGCAGGTATCAGCTTTACCCCGGAAGAGCTTGCCAACGAAATAAAAAAACATATTCCCGGGTTTACCATAGACTATAAACCCGACTTCCGCCAGGCCATTGCCGATTCATGGCCTCATAGCATTGACGACAGCATTGCCCGGCAAAATAACGGATGGAAACATGAGTACGACCTGCCCCGCCTGACAGAGGTAATGCTGCATGAAATCCGCAAAAAATTTCAGAAAAACTGA